One genomic region from Balaenoptera acutorostrata chromosome 1, mBalAcu1.1, whole genome shotgun sequence encodes:
- the ITGA10 gene encoding integrin alpha-10 isoform X6, whose protein sequence is MDVVIVLDGSNSIYPWSEVQTFLRRLVGRLFIDPEQIQVGLVQYGESSVHEWSLGDFRTKEEVVRAARNLSRREGRETKTAQAIMMACTEGFSQSHGGRPEAARLLVVVTDGESHDGEELPTALKACEAGRVTRYGIAVLGHYLRRQRDPSSFLQEIRAIASDPDERFFFNVTDEAALTDIVDALGDRIFGLEGSHGENESSFGLEMSQIGFSTHRLKDGILFGMVGAYDWGGSVLWLEEGRRLFPPRTALEDEFPPALQNHAAYLGYSVSSMLLRGGRRLFLSGAPRFRHRGKVIAFQLKKDGAVRVAQSLQGEQIGSYFGSELCPLDTDGDGTTDVLLVAAPMFLGPQNKETGRVYVYLVGQQSLLTLQGTLQPEPPQDARFGFAMAALPDLNQDGFADVAMGAPLEDGHRGALYLYHGTQSGVKPRPAQRIAAVSMPQALSYFGRSVDGRLDLDGDDLVDVAVGAQGAAILLSSRPIVHLAPSLDVTPPAISVVQRDCKRRSQEAACLSAALCFQVTSHTPGRWDRQFHVRFIASLDEWTAGARAAFDGSGQRLPPRRLRLSVGTITCEPLHFHVLDTSDYLRPVALTVTFALDNTTKPGPVLDEGSPTSIRKLVPFSKDCGPDNECVTDLVLRANMDIRGSRKDPFVVRGGRRKVLVSATLENRKENAYNTSLGLSFSRNLHLSSFTPQGDGPAKVECAAPSPHARLCSVGHPVFQAGAKVTFLLEFEFSCSFLLSQVLVRLTATSNSLERNGTLPDNTAQTSAYIQYEPHLLFSSESTLHRYEVHPYGTLPEGPGPEFKTTLRVQNLGCYVLSGLIISALLPAVAHGGNYFLSLSQVITNNASCTVQNLTEPPEPPVHPEELQHTSWLNGSNSRCQVMRCHLGRLAKGTEVSVGLLRLVHNEFFRRAKFKSLTVVSTFELGTEEGSVLQLTEASRWSESLLEVIQSRPVLISLWILIGSVLGGLLLLALLVFCLWKLGFFARKKIPEEEKREEKLEQ, encoded by the exons ATGGATGTCGTCATTGTGTTGGATGGCTCCAACAGCATCTACCCCTGGTCTGAAGTTCAGACCTTCCTGCGAAGACTAGTAGGGAGATTATTTATTGACCCGGAGCAGATACAG GTGGGACTGGTACAGTATGGGGAGAGCTCTGTACATGAATGGTCCCTGGGAGATTTCCGAAccaaagaagaagtggtgagagcagcaAGGAACCTAAGCCGGCGGGAGGGACGAGAAACAAAGACTGCTCAAGCAATAATGATGGCCTG caCAGAAGGATTCAGTCAGTCCCATGGGGGCCGACCAGAGGCTGCCAGGCTACTGGTGGTTGTCACTGATGGAGAGTCACATGATGGAGAGGAACTTCCTACAGCACTAAAGGCCTGTGAAGCTGGAAGAGTGACACGCTATGGGATTGCG GTCCTTGGTCACTACCTCCGGCGGCAGCGAGACCCCAGCTCTTTCCTGCAGGAAATCAGAGCTATTGCCAGTGATCCAGATGAGAGGTTCTTCTTCAATGTCACAGATGAAGCAGCACTGACTGACATTGTGGATGCATTAGGGGACCGGATTTTTGGCCTTGAGG GGTCCCACGGAGAAAATGAAAGCTCCTTTGGGCTGGAAATGTCTCAGATTGGTTTCTCTACTCATCGGCTAAAG GATGGGATTCTCTTCGGGATGGTAGGGGCTTATGACTGGGGGGGCTCAGTGTTATGGCTTGAAGAAGGTCGCCGCCTCTTCCCGCCACGGACGGCCCTGGAAGATGAGTTCCCCCCTGCATTGCAGAACCATGCAGCCTACCTGG GTTACTCTGTTTCCTCCATGCTTTTGCGGGGTGGACGCCGCCTCTTTCTCTCAGGAGCTCCTCGGTTTAGACATCGAGGAAAGGTCATCGCCTTCCAGCTTAAGAAAGATGGGGCTGTGAGGGTCGCCCAGAGCCTCCAGGGGGAGCAG ATTGGCTCGTACTTTGGCAGTGAGCTCTGCCCATTGGATACGGATGGGGATGGAACAACTGACGTCTTGCTTGTGGCTGCCCCCATGTTCCTGGGGCCCCAGAACAAGGAGACAGGACGTGTTTATGTGTATCTGGTGGGCCAG CAGTCCTTGCTGACACTCCAGGGAACACTTCAGCCAGAACCCCCGCAGGATGCTCGGTTTGGCTTTGCCATGGCTGCCCTTCCTGATCTGAACCAAGATGGTTTTGCTGATGTGGCTATGGGAGCGCCCCTGGAGGATGGGCACCGTGGAGCACTGTACCTCTATCACGGGACCCAGAGTGGAGTCAAGCCCCGTCCTGCCCAG cGGATTGCTGCTGTCTCCATGCCACAGGCCCTCAGCTACTTTGGCCGAAGTGTGGATGGCCGGTTAGATCTGGATGGAGATGACCTGGTAGATGTTGCTGTGGGTGCCCAAGGGGCAGCCATCCTGCTCAG CTCCCGGCCCATTGTCCACCTGGCCCCTTCACTGGATGTGACCCCGCCGGCCATCAGTGTGGTTCAGAGGGACTGCAAGCGACGCAGCCAGGAGGCAGCATGCCTATCCGCAGCCCTTTGCTTCCAAGTGACCTCCCACACTCCCGGCCGCTGGGATCGCCAATTCC ATGTGCGGTTCATAGCATCGCTGGATGAGTGGACAGCTGGGGCCCGTGCAGCGTTTGACGGCTCTGGCCAGAGGCTGCCCCCTCGGCGGCTCCGGCTCAGTGTGGGGACTATCACTTGTGAGCCGCTGCACTTCCATGTGCTg GATACATCAGATTACCTCCGGCCAGTGGCCTTGACTGTGACCTTTGCTTTGGACAACACCACAAAGCCAGGGCCTGTGCTGGATGAGGGCTCACCCACCTCCATACGAAAGCTG gTCCCCTTCTCGAAGGACTGTGGCCCTGACAATGAATGTGTCACAGATCTGGTACTTCGAGCTAATATGGACATCAGAGGCTCCAG GAAGGACCCATTCGTGGTTCGCGGTGGTCGGCGGAAAGTGCTGGTGTCAGCAACTCTGGAGAACAGGAAGGAAAATGCCTACAACACTAGCCTGGGTCTCAGCTTCTCCAGAAACCTTCACCTGTCCAGTTTTACTCCTCAG GGGGATGGCCCAGCGAAGGTGGAGTGTGCAGCCCCTTCCCCTCATGCCCGCCTCTGCAGCGTGGGGCATCCTGTCTTCCAGGCTGGAGCCAAG GTGACCTTTCTGCTAGAGTTTGAGTTTAGCTGCTCCTTCCTCCTGAGCCAGGTCCTTGTGAGGCTGACTGCCACCAG CAATAGCCTGGAGAGAAATGGCACGCTTCCTGATAACACAGCCCAGACCTCAGCCTACATCCAGTATGAGCCTCACCTCCTATTCTCTAG TGAGTCCACTCTGCACCGCTATGAGGTTCACCCATATGGGACCCTCCCAGAGGGCCCTGGCCCTGAATTCAAAACCACTCTTAGG GTTCAGAACCTTGGCTGCTATGTGCTCAGTGGCCTCATCATCTCAGCCCTCCTTCCAGCTGTGGCCCATGGGGGCAATTACTTCCTGTCACTGTCTCAAGTCATCACTAACAAT gcaagctgcacagtgcagaACCTGACTGAGCCCCCAGAGCCCCCTGTGCATCCAGAGGAGCTTCAGCACACAAGCTGGCTG AATGGGAGCAATTCCCGGTGTCAGGTCATGAGGTGCCACCTTGGGCGACTGGCAAAGGGGACTGAGGTCTCTGTTGGACTACTGAGGCTGGTTCACAATGAATTTTTCCGAAGG GCCAAATTCAAGTCTCTGACAGTGGTCAGCACCTTCGAGCTGGGAACTGAGGAGGGCAGTGTCCTACAGCTGACTGAAGCCTCCCGTTGGagtgag AGCCTCCTGGAGGTGATTCAGTCCCGCCCTGTCCTCATCTCCCTGTGGATCCTCATTGGCAGTGTCCTGGGAGGGCTGCTTCTGCTCGCTCTCCTTGTCTTCTGCCTTTGGAAG CTTGGCTTCTTTGCCCGTAAGAAAATCCccgaggaagaaaaaagagaagagaaattggAGCAATGA